One Helicobacter anatolicus genomic region harbors:
- a CDS encoding chemotaxis protein CheW, protein MSNLAQVDQVTSLHKNNELQLLCFRLEEDKDLYAVNVFKIREVVKYNGTLNTVSFEDNALVEGLITIRSMTLPLIDMRKWFHYDSNFPNRSLREYQIKRTEDQDDVIMICEFSRWTIGVRIFEADRILSKKWTEIEQGVSITGGAYNNKLVSYTRYFDGSLVQVVDIEKMLVDVFPWIEDEKELELDGLKRIGSNKIVLLADDSPSVLKTMGLILDKLELKHIDFTNGEKLLDYLFDKKTNLSEIGLVITDLEMPRVSGFKVIKQVKSNPETAHLPVIVNSSMSGSSNEYMALSLKADRFISKSNPLEVKDAIQDLLLEK, encoded by the coding sequence ATGTCAAATTTAGCTCAAGTAGATCAGGTTACATCCTTACATAAAAATAATGAATTACAGCTCCTTTGTTTTCGTCTTGAAGAGGATAAAGATTTATATGCAGTGAATGTCTTTAAAATTAGAGAGGTTGTCAAATATAATGGCACTCTTAATACTGTAAGTTTTGAAGATAATGCGCTTGTAGAAGGTTTAATTACAATTAGGAGCATGACACTTCCTTTGATAGATATGAGAAAATGGTTTCACTATGATTCTAATTTTCCAAATAGAAGTCTAAGGGAATATCAAATTAAAAGAACAGAAGATCAAGATGATGTGATTATGATTTGTGAGTTTTCTCGCTGGACAATTGGTGTGCGCATTTTTGAAGCAGATAGAATCTTGTCTAAGAAGTGGACAGAGATTGAGCAAGGAGTGAGCATTACAGGAGGTGCTTATAATAATAAACTTGTAAGTTATACAAGATATTTTGATGGTAGTTTGGTGCAAGTTGTGGATATTGAAAAAATGCTTGTAGATGTTTTTCCATGGATTGAAGATGAAAAAGAGTTGGAGCTTGATGGATTAAAAAGAATTGGTAGCAACAAAATAGTGTTGCTTGCAGATGATAGCCCAAGTGTTTTAAAAACTATGGGGCTAATTTTAGATAAACTAGAATTGAAACATATAGATTTTACAAATGGTGAAAAATTACTTGATTATTTATTTGATAAAAAAACAAATTTGTCAGAAATTGGTTTGGTAATCACAGATTTAGAAATGCCAAGGGTAAGTGGATTTAAAGTAATCAAACAAGTAAAGAGTAATCCTGAAACAGCACATTTGCCAGTGATTGTTAATTCCTCTATGAGTGGTAGTAGTAATGAGTATATGGCACTTTCATTAAAAGCGGATCGTTTTATTTCTAAATCAAATCCGCTTGAAGTAAAAGATGCGATACAAGATTTATTGCTTGAAAAATAA
- the nspC gene encoding carboxynorspermidine decarboxylase translates to MKLFSIPSPCYVLEEEKFLKNLEILDSVQKNSGAKILLALKGFAFFQSFGLAKKYLSGTTASGIHEARLGYEEFGSREEDKEVCVFSPAYKEQEMEELVEIATHIIFNSFYQWQQFKHIIDKKNFILKKQGKPSILIGLRLNPLYSEVSPAIYNPCIQGSRLGITPSEFEKGVKEFGLEGITGLHFHTHCEQNSDALERTLVHFEKYFSKYIKKMQWVNFGGGHHITRKDYDLELLNQVICNFKKRYNEIEVFLEPGEAVGWESGFLIGEVVDLVNNGLNIAILDISATAHMPDCLEMPYRPRARKLSKDFGEEKDLGERVGKYCYRFAGPSCLAGDVIGDYSFDTPLQRGDRIIFEDMIHYTIVKNTTFNGIPLPALGMIDKKGFRLLKSFGYSDYKNRNG, encoded by the coding sequence ATGAAGCTTTTTTCTATCCCCTCTCCTTGTTATGTACTAGAAGAGGAAAAATTTTTAAAAAATTTAGAAATTTTAGATTCTGTACAAAAAAATAGTGGCGCAAAAATTTTACTTGCACTTAAGGGATTTGCATTTTTTCAGAGTTTTGGTTTAGCAAAAAAATATTTAAGTGGTACTACTGCTAGTGGGATACATGAAGCAAGGTTGGGGTATGAAGAATTTGGTAGTAGAGAAGAAGATAAGGAAGTTTGTGTATTTTCTCCTGCTTATAAAGAGCAAGAGATGGAAGAACTCGTAGAAATTGCCACACATATTATTTTTAATTCTTTTTATCAATGGCAGCAATTTAAACATATTATTGATAAAAAGAATTTTATTTTAAAAAAACAAGGTAAGCCATCAATTTTAATTGGCCTGCGTCTTAATCCTTTGTATAGCGAAGTATCTCCTGCAATCTATAACCCTTGCATTCAAGGAAGTAGATTAGGTATCACTCCTAGTGAATTTGAAAAAGGTGTAAAGGAGTTTGGGTTAGAGGGTATTACAGGGTTACACTTTCATACGCATTGTGAGCAAAATTCTGATGCATTGGAAAGAACTTTAGTGCATTTTGAAAAATATTTTTCAAAATATATAAAAAAGATGCAATGGGTAAATTTTGGTGGAGGACATCATATTACACGCAAGGATTATGATCTTGAACTTTTAAATCAAGTAATTTGTAATTTTAAAAAGCGTTATAATGAGATTGAAGTATTTTTAGAACCTGGTGAGGCTGTTGGCTGGGAAAGTGGATTTTTAATTGGTGAGGTAGTAGATCTTGTAAATAATGGTTTAAATATTGCTATTTTAGATATTTCAGCAACCGCACACATGCCAGATTGTTTAGAGATGCCTTATCGTCCAAGAGCAAGAAAGCTTAGCAAGGATTTTGGAGAAGAGAAAGATTTGGGTGAACGGGTAGGAAAATATTGTTATCGTTTTGCAGGGCCCAGTTGCTTGGCAGGAGATGTGATCGGGGATTATAGCTTTGATACACCTTTGCAAAGAGGTGATAGAATCATTTTTGAAGATATGATTCATTATACCATTGTTAAGAATACAACTTTTAATGGAATTCCTTTGCCTGCTTTGGGGATGATTGATAAAAAAGGGTTTAGACTTTTAAAAAGTTTTGGATATTCGGATTATAAAAATCGCAATGGATAA
- a CDS encoding ABC transporter ATP-binding protein — MDIFRLENLNITLWGKKILEQISLQVPSNSLIAILAPNGSGKTTLMQSILGMHAISSGAIYFNEKDFLSLNYLEKSKILAFVPQEFYCAFDYSVLDFVMLGGINQASFLDHENKELQHKAKKILEELGILDLAMRGVFTLSGGQKQMLLLARALFQESRVLLLDEPTAWLDLKNQFIFFKVLKEQIKKRGLCVLMNIHDPNLVCLYADGVVFLKNGKKIYEGSVEDGIKSTTLSLLYDMPIEVLRLEDRILVTY, encoded by the coding sequence ATGGATATTTTTAGATTAGAAAATCTAAACATTACCCTATGGGGTAAAAAAATTTTAGAGCAAATTTCTTTGCAAGTACCCTCAAATTCTTTGATTGCGATTCTTGCACCAAATGGAAGTGGAAAGACAACTTTAATGCAAAGTATCCTTGGGATGCATGCAATTTCAAGTGGAGCTATTTATTTTAATGAAAAAGATTTTTTGTCTTTAAACTATTTGGAAAAATCAAAAATTTTGGCTTTTGTACCACAGGAGTTTTATTGTGCATTTGATTATAGTGTGCTAGATTTTGTCATGCTTGGTGGAATTAATCAGGCTAGTTTTTTGGATCATGAAAATAAAGAATTGCAGCACAAGGCTAAAAAGATTTTAGAGGAACTTGGGATTTTAGATTTGGCGATGCGAGGGGTTTTTACATTAAGTGGGGGACAAAAACAAATGCTACTTTTAGCAAGAGCACTGTTTCAAGAATCTAGAGTTTTATTGCTTGATGAACCTACCGCGTGGCTTGATTTAAAAAATCAATTTATATTTTTTAAGGTTTTGAAAGAGCAGATTAAAAAGCGTGGACTTTGTGTATTGATGAATATTCATGATCCTAATTTAGTATGTTTGTATGCAGATGGGGTAGTTTTTTTGAAAAATGGTAAAAAAATTTATGAGGGTAGTGTAGAGGATGGGATAAAAAGCACGACTTTGTCTTTGCTTTATGATATGCCTATTGAAGTGTTAAGATTAGAAGATAGAATCCTTGTAACTTATTGA
- the flgG gene encoding flagellar basal-body rod protein FlgG, translated as MMRSLYSATTGMLGQQLQIDTTSNNIANVNTAGYKKQRAEFNDLFYQSLQYAGTATSETTLSPTGIEVGLGVRAGAITKMFSQGSPKETENNLDVAITGKGFFQVQLPDGTTAYTRSGNFKLDDNGNLVTSEGYAVIPQIAIPQDATQINIGNDGTVSVVQGNQGASNVVGQIELANFINPAGLHSLGDNLYLNTNASGAPIVGVAGTNGMGQIKQGFLELSNVRLVEEMTDLITGQRAYEANSKSIQTADAMLQTVNSLKR; from the coding sequence ATGATGCGTTCTTTATATTCAGCAACTACAGGAATGCTGGGGCAACAATTACAAATTGATACGACTTCAAATAATATTGCTAATGTTAATACCGCAGGGTATAAAAAACAAAGAGCAGAATTTAATGACTTGTTTTATCAAAGTTTGCAATACGCAGGGACAGCGACAAGTGAAACAACGCTATCACCTACCGGTATTGAAGTGGGGCTTGGTGTGCGTGCAGGTGCGATTACAAAAATGTTTTCTCAAGGTAGTCCAAAAGAAACAGAAAATAATCTAGATGTAGCAATTACAGGTAAGGGGTTTTTTCAAGTACAACTTCCTGATGGGACGACTGCTTATACAAGAAGTGGAAATTTTAAGCTTGATGATAATGGAAATCTTGTTACTTCTGAGGGGTATGCTGTTATCCCACAAATTGCGATTCCTCAGGACGCAACACAAATTAACATTGGAAATGATGGTACTGTGAGTGTGGTGCAGGGGAATCAGGGGGCTAGTAATGTGGTTGGACAAATTGAACTTGCAAATTTTATTAACCCTGCGGGATTGCATAGTTTGGGGGACAATCTCTATTTAAATACAAATGCTTCAGGTGCCCCTATTGTAGGGGTTGCAGGGACCAATGGTATGGGACAAATTAAACAAGGATTTTTGGAGCTTAGTAATGTAAGATTGGTAGAAGAAATGACAGATCTTATTACAGGACAGAGGGCATATGAAGCAAATTCTAAATCCATCCAAACTGCTGATGCAATGTTGCAAACTGTTAATAGCTTAAAGAGATAA
- the metG gene encoding methionine--tRNA ligase — translation MKHLITTPIYYVNDVPHIGHAYTTILADMLKKYYQLLGDEVFLLTGTDEHGQKIEQSAQKKGETPKEYADFISKKFRDLWDEFGIDYDYFIRTTDKDHMLGVQKAFEVMYQKGDIYKGEYEGNYCVSCESFFTASQIQENKCPDCGRETNIIKEESYFFALSKYEEKLLQWYENNDCILPAFRKNEVINFVKNGLNDLSITRTSFAWGISLPESIKDHKHVVYVWLDALMNYVTAMGYGKDGGLADYWQDALHIVGKDILRFHAVYWPAFLLSLDLPLPKCIYTHGWWLIDSVKMSKSLGNVVDPKEIVDLFGEDSLRYFLLREVSFGQDGDFSKKALVNKINTDLANDLGNLINRVQGMAQKYFNLALYAKKEFLPQEMQIVEENLEKIPQLLQSMQPSKYLEELWKNFVLANVMIAKYEPWNLMKEGKVEETQGLLVGICNILIKSVLCLYPIMPKTSRKILSVFGLNPDTATYKNFVSNKEKILNIMLLKIDALFPKIEWQEKKSSLEDMKKENNNNELKIKNDAKQEKVKEEHIIGIEDFARVEMKIGRVVQVESIPKSKKLLKLQVDLGEGRLRQILSGIAEYYQAEDLLQKQVCILSNLKPAKIMGEISEGMILAVKDHEGLSLLSIDKQREDGSRVS, via the coding sequence ATGAAACATTTGATAACAACACCAATTTATTATGTTAATGATGTTCCTCATATTGGACATGCTTATACAACAATTCTTGCAGATATGTTAAAAAAATATTATCAGTTATTAGGAGATGAGGTATTTTTATTAACAGGGACAGATGAGCATGGACAAAAAATTGAGCAATCCGCCCAAAAAAAAGGAGAGACACCTAAAGAGTATGCAGATTTTATTAGTAAAAAATTTCGAGATTTGTGGGATGAATTTGGGATTGATTATGATTATTTTATTCGTACTACCGATAAAGATCATATGCTTGGTGTGCAAAAAGCTTTTGAGGTAATGTATCAAAAAGGAGATATTTATAAGGGGGAGTATGAGGGAAATTATTGTGTGAGTTGTGAGAGTTTTTTTACTGCTTCACAAATACAAGAAAATAAATGCCCAGATTGTGGAAGAGAAACAAATATTATAAAAGAAGAGAGTTATTTTTTTGCTTTAAGCAAGTATGAAGAAAAATTATTGCAATGGTATGAAAATAATGATTGTATTTTGCCAGCTTTTCGAAAAAATGAGGTGATAAATTTTGTCAAAAATGGTTTAAATGATCTTTCGATTACAAGGACAAGTTTTGCATGGGGAATTAGTCTTCCTGAGAGCATTAAGGATCATAAACATGTGGTGTATGTGTGGCTTGATGCATTGATGAATTATGTAACAGCAATGGGATATGGAAAAGATGGAGGATTGGCAGATTATTGGCAAGATGCATTGCATATTGTAGGGAAGGATATTTTACGATTTCATGCAGTGTATTGGCCAGCATTTTTGTTAAGTTTGGATTTGCCTTTACCAAAATGTATTTATACACATGGTTGGTGGCTTATTGATTCTGTCAAAATGAGCAAGAGTTTAGGGAATGTTGTAGATCCAAAAGAAATTGTTGATTTGTTTGGAGAGGATAGTTTGCGTTATTTTTTATTGCGTGAAGTGAGCTTCGGACAAGATGGAGATTTTTCAAAAAAAGCTTTGGTAAATAAGATTAATACAGATTTAGCAAATGACTTAGGAAATCTTATAAATCGTGTGCAAGGAATGGCACAAAAATATTTTAATCTTGCCTTATATGCAAAGAAAGAATTTTTACCACAAGAAATGCAGATTGTGGAGGAAAATTTAGAAAAGATTCCACAACTTTTACAAAGTATGCAACCTTCAAAATATCTTGAGGAATTGTGGAAGAATTTTGTTTTGGCAAATGTGATGATTGCAAAGTATGAGCCTTGGAATCTTATGAAAGAAGGAAAAGTGGAGGAAACGCAAGGATTGCTTGTGGGAATTTGTAATATTTTAATCAAAAGTGTTTTGTGCCTTTACCCCATTATGCCTAAGACTTCGCGAAAAATTTTAAGTGTTTTTGGTTTAAATCCAGATACCGCTACTTATAAAAATTTTGTAAGCAATAAAGAAAAAATATTAAATATCATGTTGTTAAAAATTGATGCCTTGTTTCCAAAAATTGAATGGCAGGAAAAAAAATCCTCTTTAGAAGATATGAAAAAAGAAAATAATAACAATGAGCTAAAAATTAAAAATGATGCGAAACAAGAAAAAGTAAAAGAAGAGCATATAATTGGTATTGAGGATTTTGCAAGGGTTGAGATGAAAATAGGAAGGGTTGTGCAAGTAGAATCTATCCCAAAGAGTAAAAAACTTTTAAAATTGCAAGTAGATTTGGGCGAGGGAAGGTTAAGACAGATTTTATCTGGTATCGCAGAATATTATCAAGCAGAAGATTTGTTACAAAAACAAGTTTGCATCTTGAGCAATCTTAAACCAGCAAAAATAATGGGTGAAATCTCTGAGGGAATGATTTTGGCTGTGAAAGATCATGAAGGGTTGAGTTTATTAAGTATAGATAAACAAAGAGAAGATGGGAGTAGGGTAAGCTAG
- the nusA gene encoding transcription termination factor NusA, translated as MEKILDIIEILAYEKGIPYELVLDIVKNLIIKTAKQEIGEDIDYSVEENQKEKTLKLVHNVLVCQDNDPILIQDKANHISLSEAKKIDSSLSIGDIIKSELTLENMSRSAVNKIFQDLEYHLQRSMEDQLFKSFKERIGKLVNGVVLNVDEAQNTFIEINDIRAILPLKNRIKGEKFKTGDNVQAILNFVKMDKNGIYLELSRTTPKMLEELLALEVPEIKDGEVSIFKSARIPGVRSKVAVHTSNPKIDPIGSTVGVKGVRINAVGKQLNGEDIDCVEYSEVPEIFITKALSPANIISVQIKQDEEKAKVKLMSDQKSRAIGKNGVNIRLVSMLTGYNIEIEEIENKESDATKENSTNTAKLGADALESLFKS; from the coding sequence ATGGAAAAAATTTTAGACATTATCGAGATTCTGGCTTACGAAAAGGGAATTCCTTATGAATTAGTGCTAGATATTGTGAAAAACCTCATTATTAAAACCGCAAAACAAGAAATTGGGGAAGATATTGATTATAGTGTAGAAGAAAATCAAAAAGAAAAAACCCTAAAACTTGTACATAATGTTTTAGTTTGCCAAGATAATGATCCAATTCTCATACAAGACAAGGCAAATCATATAAGTCTCAGTGAAGCAAAAAAAATTGATTCTTCTCTTAGTATTGGAGATATTATAAAATCTGAACTCACTTTAGAAAATATGAGTCGTAGCGCAGTTAATAAAATCTTTCAAGATTTAGAATATCACCTCCAAAGAAGTATGGAAGATCAACTTTTTAAATCTTTTAAAGAAAGAATTGGAAAACTTGTAAATGGTGTTGTGCTTAACGTAGATGAAGCACAAAATACTTTTATAGAAATCAACGATATTCGCGCCATTCTTCCACTAAAAAACCGCATCAAAGGTGAAAAATTTAAAACAGGTGATAATGTCCAAGCAATTTTAAATTTTGTCAAAATGGATAAAAATGGTATTTATCTTGAACTCTCACGCACTACACCAAAAATGCTAGAAGAACTCCTTGCGTTAGAAGTACCAGAAATCAAAGATGGCGAGGTTAGTATTTTTAAATCTGCAAGAATCCCAGGAGTACGCTCCAAAGTCGCTGTCCACACCTCAAATCCAAAAATTGATCCTATCGGCTCTACAGTGGGCGTCAAAGGTGTGAGAATTAATGCTGTAGGTAAGCAGCTAAATGGCGAAGATATTGATTGTGTTGAATATTCTGAAGTCCCTGAAATCTTTATAACAAAAGCCCTCTCTCCTGCAAATATTATTAGTGTGCAAATCAAACAAGATGAAGAAAAAGCAAAAGTTAAACTCATGTCAGATCAAAAAAGCCGTGCAATTGGTAAAAATGGTGTAAATATCCGACTAGTTTCCATGCTCACAGGATATAATATTGAAATTGAGGAGATTGAAAATAAAGAATCTGATGCCACTAAAGAAAATAGTACCAATACCGCAAAACTAGGGGCAGATGCTTTAGAATCTCTTTTTAAAAGCTAA
- the selB gene encoding selenocysteine-specific translation elongation factor, translated as MDNDIIVGLGGHIDHGKTSLIKALNGFDGDESLQEKERGITLDISFSELKLPRRRVAFIDVPGHHKLVKNMIAGAFGIDILLLVVASDDGIMPQTIEHLEIANFLGIQKAICVITKCDLVSDSTHLESLKKEIEQVFATFKNISLEGILEFSIYNKFSQEKILMILDSLTKPQKSDKGFFRYYIDRSFSLKGIGSVVSGSVVSGSIEVGQKIFVCELQKEVSVRSLQMHNQQIQQAFPSHRVAINLSGINSAELQRGFLLTQKGFMRGFDRIDVILYGLRDEDIHNKTLHLFIGAKKCRARVVILKQDSKGSFATLCLEEKIFAIFKECFILRNETSNVAGGKVLNPITDPIKKSQKILLLEALLQEDFATAFYEITQAHKRGFGLISATQRFGLTHEEALEIARDIKDAFLDSKNLVLYHQESLALIEKEVLQIFTKNPLALLSAKSLALKIVWASEWVLDHILNQLLEQGKIEKNNGLFIAKDNKIKDLQAYVSDKIFTLLLQEGKTPQAPYNLYDSLDIDREIGDRAFKKLCAAQKVVRLQHNLFVPSAILQNIVTSLRDLIQKYGYVDLMVLKQEWGISRKYLIAYLDYLDRFDDIINQEGRRMLRYT; from the coding sequence ATGGATAATGATATTATTGTAGGTTTGGGGGGACATATTGACCATGGTAAAACCTCTTTGATCAAGGCTTTAAATGGTTTTGATGGCGATGAAAGTTTGCAAGAAAAAGAGCGGGGGATTACGCTAGATATTAGTTTTTCAGAGTTAAAACTCCCTAGACGAAGAGTGGCATTTATTGATGTCCCAGGGCATCATAAGTTAGTAAAAAATATGATTGCAGGAGCTTTTGGAATTGATATTTTATTACTTGTGGTGGCAAGTGATGATGGTATTATGCCCCAAACTATTGAGCATTTAGAAATTGCAAATTTTTTAGGGATACAAAAGGCAATCTGTGTAATTACAAAATGTGATTTAGTGAGTGATTCTACACATTTAGAATCTCTTAAAAAAGAAATTGAACAAGTTTTTGCTACATTTAAAAATATCTCTTTGGAGGGAATTTTAGAATTTAGTATTTATAACAAATTTTCGCAAGAAAAAATTTTAATGATATTGGATTCTTTGACTAAGCCACAAAAAAGTGATAAAGGGTTTTTTAGATATTACATAGATCGTAGTTTTTCACTTAAGGGGATTGGAAGTGTTGTGAGTGGAAGTGTTGTGAGTGGAAGCATAGAAGTGGGGCAAAAAATTTTTGTATGCGAATTGCAAAAGGAGGTGTCGGTACGATCTTTGCAAATGCATAATCAGCAGATTCAGCAAGCTTTTCCCTCTCATCGTGTGGCAATAAATTTATCAGGAATTAATAGTGCGGAATTACAGAGAGGGTTTTTATTAACACAAAAAGGTTTTATGCGTGGTTTTGATCGTATTGATGTGATACTTTATGGACTTAGAGATGAGGATATTCATAATAAAACTTTACATCTTTTTATTGGAGCAAAAAAATGTAGAGCTAGAGTAGTGATTTTAAAGCAAGATTCTAAGGGAAGTTTTGCAACACTTTGTTTAGAAGAAAAAATTTTTGCTATTTTTAAAGAATGTTTTATTTTAAGAAATGAAACAAGCAATGTTGCAGGAGGCAAGGTATTAAATCCTATTACCGATCCTATTAAAAAATCTCAAAAGATCTTGCTTTTAGAGGCATTACTGCAAGAAGATTTTGCAACGGCATTTTATGAAATTACACAAGCACATAAAAGGGGATTTGGTCTTATTTCTGCAACACAAAGGTTTGGACTGACTCATGAAGAGGCTTTAGAAATTGCTAGAGATATTAAAGATGCATTTTTAGATTCTAAAAATTTGGTGCTTTATCATCAAGAAAGTTTAGCGCTTATTGAAAAAGAAGTTTTGCAGATTTTTACAAAAAACCCTTTGGCACTTTTATCGGCCAAAAGTTTAGCACTTAAAATTGTTTGGGCAAGCGAGTGGGTGCTAGATCATATATTAAACCAGCTTCTAGAGCAAGGAAAAATTGAAAAAAATAATGGTTTATTTATTGCAAAGGATAATAAAATCAAAGACCTACAAGCTTATGTAAGTGATAAAATTTTTACATTATTGTTACAAGAGGGAAAGACACCTCAAGCCCCTTATAATTTGTATGATTCTTTGGATATAGATCGTGAGATTGGAGATCGAGCATTTAAAAAGCTTTGTGCAGCACAAAAAGTTGTGCGTTTGCAACACAATTTATTTGTTCCTAGTGCAATTTTACAAAATATTGTTACTTCTTTGCGTGATTTGATACAAAAATATGGTTATGTAGATTTGATGGTTTTAAAACAAGAATGGGGAATTAGTAGAAAATATTTGATTGCTTATCTTGATTATTTAGATCGTTTTGATGATATCATAAATCAAGAAGGGAGGAGAATGTTACGCTATACATAG
- a CDS encoding 3'-5' exonuclease, with translation MICIFDIETIPDVELLRGKFSEDLSDIELCEYAFREQKEKTGNEFLPLYLHKIVCISSVLADEYGNFIKVGNFGKQEEESHILQEFLSFMDKENPKLVSFNGRNFDVPTILLRSMRYNLTALTYYEVDNPKYNKNKWDNYRQRYSERFHTDLLDVLGNFGSVRGLRLDDICQMLGLPGKYDISGDVVHSIYYDAKLKHSQKMEKIQTYCQSDVLNTYWVYLKYELLKGSLSREDYFSILQRFLEKIPKDKEYSTYFTTCLQKEISRG, from the coding sequence ATGATTTGTATTTTTGATATTGAGACGATTCCAGATGTTGAGCTTTTGAGGGGAAAATTTTCAGAAGACTTGAGTGATATTGAGCTATGTGAATATGCCTTTAGGGAGCAAAAAGAAAAAACAGGTAACGAGTTTTTACCTTTGTATCTGCATAAAATTGTGTGTATTTCTAGTGTGCTTGCAGATGAGTATGGCAATTTTATTAAAGTGGGGAATTTTGGAAAACAAGAGGAAGAATCCCATATTTTACAAGAATTTTTGTCTTTTATGGATAAGGAAAATCCAAAGCTAGTGAGCTTTAATGGGCGTAATTTTGATGTGCCTACGATCTTGTTAAGAAGTATGCGTTATAACCTTACCGCCCTTACATATTATGAAGTAGATAATCCTAAATATAATAAAAATAAATGGGACAATTATCGTCAACGTTACAGCGAGAGATTTCACACAGATTTGCTAGATGTATTGGGGAATTTTGGAAGTGTACGAGGATTGCGATTAGATGATATTTGCCAGATGTTAGGCTTGCCAGGAAAATATGATATTAGCGGTGATGTGGTGCATAGTATTTATTATGATGCAAAGCTTAAACATTCACAAAAAATGGAAAAGATTCAAACTTATTGTCAAAGTGATGTTTTAAATACTTATTGGGTGTATTTGAAATATGAACTTTTAAAAGGTTCTTTAAGTAGGGAAGATTATTTTTCCATTTTACAAAGATTTTTAGAAAAAATTCCAAAAGATAAAGAATATAGCACATATTTTACTACATGTTTGCAAAAAGAGATTTCGCGTGGATGA
- a CDS encoding radical SAM/SPASM domain-containing protein, whose product MRFKKVYIELSDICGLSCSFCPHPKNLRNTMSKTLFEKVLQEIRGKTQRVCLHVLGDPCRLGELGEYLALLKKYQLGVDLVTSGYYLSQKEILVKPPVHQIAFSLDAGYDGNNPKKLDYLDNVLDFCSFRKIQNSKTFVNLRIQDSRQNPEVIQKIFDFFGLDQRVQNFSAYQRIKLDEYIFLNITKTFEWADIEAKKINTKKYCHALREQIAILANGVVTPCCIDATGEIALGNIKEQSLEAIYYSSRAQNILEGFCRGEPREELCKKCFFPAIRQNRF is encoded by the coding sequence ATGAGGTTTAAAAAAGTCTATATTGAACTTAGCGATATTTGTGGACTTTCTTGTAGTTTTTGTCCGCATCCAAAAAATCTTCGTAATACAATGTCAAAAACATTGTTTGAAAAAGTTTTGCAGGAAATAAGGGGAAAGACACAGAGAGTATGTTTGCATGTTTTGGGAGATCCTTGTAGATTAGGGGAATTAGGGGAGTATTTAGCATTATTAAAAAAATACCAACTCGGGGTGGACTTGGTGACAAGTGGGTATTATTTGTCACAAAAAGAGATTTTAGTAAAGCCGCCTGTGCATCAGATTGCTTTTTCTTTAGATGCAGGATATGATGGTAATAATCCTAAAAAATTGGACTATTTGGACAATGTGTTAGATTTTTGTAGTTTCCGAAAGATACAAAATAGTAAAACTTTTGTAAATTTGAGAATACAAGATTCTCGACAAAATCCAGAAGTGATTCAAAAAATTTTTGATTTTTTTGGATTAGATCAAAGGGTGCAGAATTTTTCTGCTTATCAAAGAATTAAGCTTGATGAGTATATTTTTTTAAATATTACAAAAACTTTTGAATGGGCAGATATTGAAGCAAAAAAGATAAATACTAAAAAGTATTGCCATGCTTTGCGTGAACAGATTGCAATTTTAGCAAATGGTGTGGTTACTCCTTGCTGTATTGATGCAACAGGGGAGATTGCTTTGGGAAATATTAAAGAACAGAGTTTGGAGGCAATTTATTATTCTTCGCGTGCACAAAATATTTTGGAGGGATTTTGTCGTGGTGAGCCTAGGGAGGAATTATGCAAGAAGTGTTTTTTCCCTGCAATAAGGCAAAATAGATTTTAA